In the genome of Ktedonobacteraceae bacterium, one region contains:
- a CDS encoding inactive serine/threonine-protein kinase VRK3 yields MSMTQASPDHTTDGGLFCPFCQAALPPHAAFCSSCGERIDKQKDASLLVQDESDIAQYYRITSLIRRRPYVNLYFALDNRRPSQTGQQRMVAMRDIDITALEDEDRMKAIKLVEQEYDLLRRWQLPHLMPVTDLRYSQLHLYTVTGKPAALSGTKENVESEEATRNNTSRLYTLQDFLQSGQGLPSERRTLEWMEKLCQVLERLHSRQIVVRDLDPYTIILNTNSEQAEPALMISWLPPKLREMLPAPMSPATHLSYFGAPEALLGNGDQRSDVYSLGAVLYLLLTGTPPDESALRSQQRLRSPREIDSHISIHVDECVMQALSVDPEERFQTIAEMAAALRNPRFRRPLVMRSPKLSSEVAPAVEGDGDVETVRIVPLSYKNLERWQSARPQTIPQRPLAPRPASPTQEPAEHAGAATERSGTNVAPTQQSQTISPETREEVRSVEAAPAAQGTQNTLDQVVEADTVDLYWEQDTIAPEEKVSLPAQPRPNKVEQQPPGWKQRITGLLPAMKPQQRGGATSRRAPATREGNLASQSGERSWFKQLQQFILGQPQAATAAAAIIETPLRIQPDQGYTIRLHIMGRDEPVLAPGAKRGSEPCGLSALVYGDKVLIEVRSALYQSYAYIVQRALVTVPASGYVAEVTIPMRPLASGPSGRRDRLHIFFLNEKRQPLYDKPFVVELFISHLVQPGREGHNVLTLPV; encoded by the coding sequence ATGAGTATGACACAAGCTTCCCCCGATCATACGACTGATGGCGGCCTCTTCTGTCCATTCTGCCAGGCCGCTTTGCCGCCGCACGCAGCTTTCTGCAGTTCCTGTGGCGAGCGTATCGATAAACAAAAAGATGCCTCTTTACTCGTGCAAGATGAATCTGATATCGCTCAATACTATCGCATTACGTCCCTTATCCGGCGCCGTCCCTATGTGAATCTCTACTTTGCGCTCGATAACCGCCGACCGTCCCAGACCGGGCAGCAGCGCATGGTGGCTATGCGTGATATAGATATTACTGCCTTAGAGGACGAGGATCGGATGAAAGCGATTAAACTGGTAGAGCAGGAATACGATTTGCTGCGCCGCTGGCAGTTGCCTCATTTAATGCCTGTGACCGACCTGCGTTACTCGCAGCTGCATCTCTACACGGTTACCGGAAAACCAGCCGCCCTCTCAGGAACAAAAGAGAACGTCGAAAGCGAGGAAGCCACCAGAAATAATACCTCCCGGCTTTATACGCTGCAAGACTTTCTACAAAGCGGCCAGGGCTTACCATCAGAACGCCGCACGCTTGAGTGGATGGAGAAACTTTGCCAGGTATTAGAGAGGCTCCATAGCCGTCAAATCGTGGTCAGGGACCTTGATCCCTATACGATTATCTTAAATACGAACAGCGAGCAGGCGGAACCCGCGTTGATGATTTCCTGGTTGCCGCCGAAGCTGCGTGAGATGCTGCCTGCTCCAATGTCGCCGGCAACACATTTGTCATACTTTGGGGCACCTGAGGCGCTGCTTGGCAATGGGGATCAGCGTTCAGATGTCTACAGCCTGGGGGCAGTTCTCTACCTGCTGTTGACCGGGACTCCTCCTGATGAATCGGCATTGCGCTCCCAGCAGCGGTTACGTTCTCCACGGGAGATCGACTCACATATCAGCATTCATGTAGATGAGTGCGTTATGCAGGCGCTATCGGTCGATCCTGAAGAGCGCTTCCAGACTATCGCGGAAATGGCCGCGGCATTGCGCAATCCTCGCTTCCGCCGCCCCTTAGTGATGAGGTCGCCGAAGTTGAGCAGCGAAGTCGCTCCCGCCGTCGAGGGGGATGGAGATGTTGAGACGGTGCGTATTGTCCCGCTCTCGTACAAGAATCTGGAACGCTGGCAATCGGCGCGCCCGCAAACAATTCCACAGCGCCCGCTTGCGCCTCGCCCGGCATCGCCAACGCAGGAGCCGGCAGAACACGCAGGAGCCGCAACGGAGAGGAGCGGGACAAATGTAGCCCCTACACAGCAATCCCAAACGATTTCACCTGAAACGCGAGAAGAAGTCAGAAGTGTCGAGGCGGCACCTGCCGCGCAGGGTACGCAGAACACGCTCGACCAGGTAGTCGAGGCGGATACGGTGGATTTATATTGGGAGCAGGATACCATTGCTCCAGAAGAAAAGGTCTCCCTACCTGCACAACCACGTCCAAACAAGGTGGAGCAGCAACCTCCCGGCTGGAAACAGCGTATCACCGGCCTGTTACCGGCGATGAAGCCGCAACAGAGAGGTGGAGCAACGAGCAGAAGAGCGCCTGCTACGCGCGAGGGCAATCTGGCCTCACAGAGCGGCGAACGATCATGGTTCAAGCAATTACAGCAGTTTATCCTTGGCCAACCGCAGGCGGCGACGGCAGCCGCGGCTATTATCGAGACTCCATTACGCATACAGCCGGATCAAGGATATACGATCCGCCTGCATATCATGGGCAGAGATGAGCCGGTACTGGCTCCGGGGGCGAAAAGGGGGTCCGAACCATGCGGGCTTAGCGCGCTTGTGTATGGGGATAAAGTGCTGATTGAGGTACGCTCGGCGCTTTACCAGAGTTACGCTTATATTGTGCAGCGAGCGCTGGTAACTGTTCCCGCCTCAGGCTATGTCGCGGAAGTAACAATTCCGATGCGCCCGCTGGCCAGTGGACCGAGCGGGCGTAGAGATCGCCTGCATATCTTTTTCCTGAACGAAAAACGCCAGCCACTCTATGATAAACCGTTTGTGGTGGAACTCTTCATTTCTCACCTGGTACAACCAGGGCGCGAGGGACATAATGTCCTGACGCTCCCTGTTTAA